In Aedes albopictus strain Foshan chromosome 3, AalbF5, whole genome shotgun sequence, the following are encoded in one genomic region:
- the LOC115261473 gene encoding protein suppressor of hairy wing isoform X1, giving the protein MVIACAVVTCRNHNKNCDLSFFTFPQLGNIGSREQEKLIAMRLAMWRKASGYKKQMNRSVRICGRHFVGGRPAKLNEPGSIDWVPSLHLPEQPPSKMHGADAEVLAAEKEQAEEILRQNTICSIRFCASNKAPSWKTKIYAFPKLDTTNYVLRVLSEKRLLLWCQMLDRSTQWDKVDLCKLQLCSLHFTSGAMAELTDVENVDWIPTVNMNKQIRFTDHVAYFNLYNLISLVKDSSATGKCVTIDTYSKPQQNAGSVANTINLTGSTPTNASASIAPKMSVGLKCILCLASTALKPINKDQGKAIEQLFKDELQVDSELICATCSKAVFDFSIFYNRVLESQKKATLGKVKSIIKIDPVKSLKRVAPAASIPQASPAPEEKKAKLFNVLVSNEFQCKICYATLATKPGLNDHLYLAHKVKINCKLCKDSFSPDGYTVHKTGCLAQYKAQRQAQRTAAAAAITVKPKPAAKPKAPTITAPESNEKHSCYICKEFFTPSEMIAHVKTHGIDTVPKQDAMKDYEACKQCNKAVQKQNMSRHMEAHESHRNQMRKLIKEQEEKQRFQCSICLLEFRTMALMEKHKDKHKLVTVEDKIECPDCNKVMTAKYFKYHVMMVHDNKEQIPCDKCGKLFSRFGLKAHRATTCGDDEVSSCEHCGRTMKAHLLKSHINKVHSTVMAKCRFCPKEYTSKDYAMSHERWSHRKEWEEKRREGVKRLDLDRGQLEEVLGIRTNTNDDEDTATCPVCFNVHGTKSYIESHVRKSHSSEYLSMVMSGIIVSSGENAAEDFDAAQYISEVLGSSNTETDAM; this is encoded by the exons ATGGTCATTGCGTGTGCGGTGGTAACATGTCGGAACCACAACAAAAACTGCGATCTGAGCTTCTTCACGTTTCCGCAACTTGGTAACATTGGCAGCAGGGAGCAGGAGAAGCTCATAGCGATGCGATTGGCTATGTGGCGGAAGGCATCCGGCTACAAGAAACAGATGAACCGGAGCGTGCGGATTTGCGGTCGACACTTTGTCGGCGGCCGACCAGCCAAACTCAACGAACCGGGCAGCATCGATTGGGTGCCGTCGCTCCACTTGCCGGAGCAGCCGCCCTCCAAGATGCACGGTGCCGATGCGGAAGTGCTTGCCGCCGAGAAGGAGCAAGCGGAGGAGATTTTAAGACAGAATACG ATTTGCAGCATCAGATTTTGCGCTAGTAACAAGGCGCCCAGCTGGAAGACTAAAATCTACGCTTTTCCAAAACTGGACACCACAAATTACGTGCTTCGCGTGCTGTCCGAAAAACGGCTTCTGCTCTGGTGCCAAATGTTGGATCGGTCGACCCAATGGGATAAGGTTGATCTCTGTAAACTGCAGCTGTGCAGTCTGCATTTCACCTCCGGAGCCATGGCGGAGTTGACCGATGTGGAAAATGTCGATTGGATTCCAACGGTGAACATGAACAAGCAAATTCGTTTCACGGATCACGTTG CTTATTTCAATCTGTACAATTTGATCTCCCTGGTCAAGGATTCGAGCGCTACCGGAAAGTGCGTAACAATCGACACATACAGCAAGCCCCAGCAAAATGcaggatcagtagcaaacactatTAATTTGACAGGTTCTACACCAACGAATGCATCAGCTTCCATCGCACCGAAGATGTCCGTGGGGCTAAAATGCATCCTTTGTCTGGCGTCCACTGCGTTGAAACCGATAAACAAGGATCAGGGGAAAGCCATCGAACAGCTCTTCAAAGAT GAACTTCAAGTTGATAGCGAGTTAATCTGTGCCACGTGCAGCAAGGCAGTGttcgatttttccatattttACAACAGAGTGCTTGAGAGCCAGAAAAAGGCGACACTTGGAAAGGTGAAATCCATCATAAAAATTGACCCGGTTAAATCGTTGAAACGAGTTGCTCCAGCAGCAAGTATCCCGCAAGCATCGCCGGCACCGGAAGAAAAGAAAGCAAAGTTGTTCAATGTACTGGTTTCGAACGAGTTTCAATGCAAAATATGCTATGCAACGCTTGCCACAAAACCGGGACTAAACGATCATCTTTATCTGGCACATAAGGTGAAGATCAACTGTAAACTCTGCAAGGACAG TTTTTCTCCCGACGGTTATACAGTGCACAAAACGGGCTGTTTAGCACAATACAAGGCGCAGCGACAAGCACAGAGAACTGCGGCGGCAGCAGCTATTACCGTGAAACCCAAACCCGCTGCCAAACCGAAGGCACCGACAATAACAGCACCAGAATCTAACGAAAAGCATTCGTGctatatttgtaaagaatt TTTCACGCCAAGTGAAATGATCGCGCATGTGAAAACGCACGGTATCGACACAGTGCCTAAGCAAGACGCGATGAAAGACTACGAAGCATGCAAGCAGTGCAACAAAGC GGTCCAGAAGCAGAACATGAGCCGGCACATGGAAGCGCACGAAAGCCATCGCAACCAGATGAGAAAGCTTATCAAGGAGCAAGAAGAAAAACAACGCTTTCAGTGCTCAATCTGTCTGCTGGAGTTCCGAACGATGGCACTGATGGAGAAGCACAAGGATAAGCATAAACTCGTCACCGTAGAGGATAAAATCGAGTGCCCGGATTGCAACAAAGT AATGACGGCTAAATATTTCAAGTATCACGTAATGATGGTACATGACAACAAAGAACAAATCCCGTGCGACAAATGCGGCAAACTTTTTAGCAGATTCGGACTGAAAGCCCATCGGGCGACAACCTGCGGAGACGATGAAGTGTCATCATGTGAGCACTGCGGAAGAACGATGAAGGCACACTTGCTGAAG AGCCACATTAACAAAGTGCACTCGACGGTTATGGCAAAGTGCCGTTTCTGCCCGAAGGAGTACACTAGCAAAGATTACGCCATGAGCCACGAGAGATGGTCCCACCGGAAGGAATGGGAAGAAAAGAGGCGTGAAGGTGTTAAACGATTGGATCTAGACCGGGGCCAGTTGGAGGAAGTGCTCGGTATTCGAACAAATACCAACGACGACGAAGACACGGCAACGTGTCCGGTCTGTTTTAATGTTCATGGAACAAAGTCGTACATTGAGTCGCATGTGCGAAAATCTCATTCCTCCGAGTACCTATCGATGGTGATGAGTGGCATCATCGTGAGCAGCGGCGAGAACGCGGCGGAAGATTTCGACGCTGCACAGTACATTAGCGAGGTACTGGGTTCGAGTAATACTGAAACGGATGCAATGTAA